In Paraflavitalea devenefica, the following are encoded in one genomic region:
- a CDS encoding BlaI/MecI/CopY family transcriptional regulator, whose amino-acid sequence MEQLTPHEEAVMIAIWKVGPGFVKDFMTAMYPIRLPYTTLASTIKNLEKKGFVKSERIANAFRYSAKVRESEYKKRSVNGVVNNFFSSSYKELVTFFAKENKISKDELKEIINLIDNDEKQ is encoded by the coding sequence ATGGAACAATTGACCCCACATGAAGAAGCTGTGATGATCGCCATCTGGAAAGTTGGCCCCGGCTTCGTGAAAGATTTTATGACAGCCATGTATCCCATCCGGCTGCCTTACACCACACTGGCATCTACTATCAAGAACCTCGAGAAGAAAGGCTTTGTGAAAAGTGAACGCATCGCGAATGCTTTTCGCTACAGCGCCAAGGTCAGGGAGAGCGAATACAAGAAGCGCTCCGTAAACGGTGTGGTCAACAACTTCTTCTCCAGCTCTTACAAGGAACTTGTAACCTTCTTCGCAAAAGAGAATAAGATCAGCAAAGACGAACTGAAGGAGATCATCAACCTTATCGATAACGACGAAAAACAGTAA